A genomic window from Micromonospora ferruginea includes:
- the rpsA gene encoding 30S ribosomal protein S1, translating into MPAVTTHPTGATAHMTSSIEATSSANKVTHDDLGSEEAFLAAIDETIKYFNDGDIVEGTVVKVDRDEVLLDIGYKTEGVIPSRELSIKHDVDPAEVVSVGDHIEALVLQKEDKEGRLILSKKRAQYERAWGTIEKIKDEDGVVRGSVIEVVKGGLILDIGLRGFLPASLVEMRRVRDLQPYVGRELEAKIIELDKNRNNVVLSRRAWLEQTQSEVRTEFLNKLQKGQVRKGVVSSIVNFGAFVDLGGVDGLVHVSELSWKHIDHPSEVVEVGQEVEVEVLDVDLDRERVSLSLKATQEDPWRQFARTHAIQQIVPGKVTKLVPFGAFVRVDDGIEGLVHISELAERHVEIPEQVVQVGSEVMVKVIDIDLERRRISLSLKQANEGFVEGEEHFDPTLYGMAATYDNEGNYIYPEGFDPETGEWLEGYDKQRETWENQYAEARQRWEAHTKQVQTSRAADAEAAANPAPATSASTSTSSSTSSAPSRQAEEPAGTLATDEALAALREKLAGGK; encoded by the coding sequence ATGCCCGCTGTGACAACCCATCCGACCGGAGCAACCGCCCACATGACGAGCAGCATCGAGGCCACCTCGAGCGCCAACAAGGTCACGCACGACGATCTCGGCTCTGAGGAAGCTTTCCTCGCCGCTATCGACGAGACCATCAAGTACTTCAACGACGGCGACATTGTCGAAGGCACCGTCGTCAAGGTCGATCGGGACGAGGTCCTGCTCGACATCGGCTACAAGACCGAGGGCGTGATCCCCTCTCGGGAGCTGTCGATCAAGCACGACGTGGACCCGGCCGAGGTGGTTTCGGTCGGCGACCACATCGAGGCCCTCGTCCTCCAGAAGGAGGACAAGGAGGGTCGGCTGATCCTCTCCAAGAAGCGGGCGCAGTACGAGCGGGCCTGGGGCACGATCGAGAAGATCAAGGACGAGGACGGTGTCGTCCGCGGCTCGGTCATCGAGGTCGTCAAGGGTGGTCTCATCCTCGACATCGGCCTCCGTGGCTTCCTGCCGGCGTCGCTGGTCGAGATGCGGCGGGTGCGTGACCTGCAGCCGTACGTCGGCCGCGAGCTCGAGGCCAAGATCATCGAGCTGGACAAGAACCGCAACAACGTGGTCCTGTCCCGCCGGGCCTGGCTGGAGCAGACGCAGTCCGAGGTGCGCACCGAGTTCCTCAACAAGCTGCAGAAGGGCCAGGTCCGCAAGGGCGTCGTCTCGTCGATCGTCAACTTCGGCGCGTTCGTCGACCTGGGCGGCGTGGACGGCCTCGTGCACGTCTCCGAGCTGTCCTGGAAGCACATCGACCACCCGTCCGAGGTCGTCGAGGTGGGCCAGGAGGTCGAGGTCGAGGTCCTGGACGTCGACCTGGACCGCGAGCGGGTCTCGCTGTCGCTGAAGGCGACGCAGGAGGACCCGTGGCGTCAGTTCGCCCGCACCCACGCGATCCAGCAGATCGTGCCGGGTAAGGTCACCAAGCTGGTGCCGTTCGGCGCGTTCGTCCGGGTGGACGACGGCATCGAGGGCCTGGTCCACATCTCCGAGCTGGCCGAGCGCCACGTGGAGATCCCGGAGCAGGTCGTGCAGGTCGGCTCCGAGGTCATGGTCAAGGTCATCGACATCGACCTGGAGCGCCGCCGGATCTCGCTGTCGCTCAAGCAGGCCAACGAGGGCTTCGTCGAGGGCGAGGAGCACTTCGACCCGACCCTCTACGGCATGGCTGCCACGTACGACAACGAGGGCAACTACATCTACCCGGAGGGCTTCGACCCGGAGACGGGCGAGTGGCTCGAGGGCTACGACAAGCAGCGGGAGACCTGGGAGAACCAGTACGCCGAGGCGCGTCAGCGTTGGGAGGCCCACACCAAGCAGGTGCAGACCTCCCGCGCCGCCGACGCCGAGGCCGCTGCCAACCCGGCTCCGGCCACCAGCGCGTCGACCTCCACCTCCTCCTCGACCTCGTCGGCCCCGAGCCGTCAGGCCGAGGAGCCGGCCGGCACGCTGGCCACCGACGAGGCGCTCGCCGCGCTGCGCGAGAAGCTCGCCGGCGGCAAGTGA
- the coaE gene encoding dephospho-CoA kinase: protein MLKVGLTGGIGSGKSAVASRLAGLGAVVVDSDRIAREIVAPGTEGLAEVVAAFSDRVLGPDGALDRDALGGVVFADESARRRLEAITHPRVRARAAELVAAAPADAVVVNDVPLLVEVGLAPTYHLVLVVQTAVPTRLARLSRDRGMDPAEAERRIAAQADDARRQAAADVLLTNDGTLADLHGAVDDLWRDRLLPYERHVRERRAVRPDRSTLAEPDPTWAEQYARLAARIRHAAGGDLRVDHVGSTAVPGLSAPDVIDVQLTVPSLAEADGPLADRLAEAGFPRLPGEWWDAPRRPDRVHWAKRVHAGADPGRPAVVHLRAAGSAGWRHALLMRDHLRADPARRAAYLQVKRDLVATAPESAEQGTLTDPWFDEEHLRAEKWAAQTGWRP from the coding sequence ATGCTGAAGGTGGGGCTGACGGGCGGGATCGGTTCCGGCAAGAGCGCGGTGGCGAGCCGCCTCGCGGGGCTCGGCGCGGTGGTCGTCGACTCGGACCGGATCGCCCGCGAGATCGTCGCCCCCGGCACCGAGGGGCTGGCCGAGGTGGTCGCCGCGTTCTCCGACCGGGTCCTCGGCCCCGATGGCGCGCTGGACCGCGACGCCCTGGGCGGGGTGGTCTTCGCCGACGAGTCGGCGCGCCGCCGGCTGGAGGCGATCACCCACCCCCGGGTACGCGCGCGGGCGGCCGAACTGGTCGCCGCGGCGCCCGCCGACGCGGTCGTGGTCAACGACGTGCCGCTGTTGGTCGAGGTGGGTCTCGCGCCGACGTACCACCTGGTGCTCGTGGTGCAGACGGCGGTGCCGACCCGGTTGGCGCGGCTGTCGCGCGACCGGGGGATGGATCCGGCCGAGGCCGAGCGGCGGATCGCCGCGCAGGCCGACGACGCCCGCCGGCAGGCGGCGGCGGACGTGCTGCTCACCAACGACGGCACGCTCGCCGACCTGCACGGCGCGGTGGACGACCTCTGGCGCGACCGGCTGCTGCCCTACGAGCGCCACGTCCGCGAGCGACGCGCGGTGCGTCCCGACCGGTCGACGCTCGCCGAGCCCGACCCGACCTGGGCCGAGCAGTACGCCCGACTGGCCGCCCGGATCCGGCACGCCGCCGGTGGCGACCTCCGGGTCGACCACGTCGGGTCCACCGCGGTGCCCGGCCTGAGCGCGCCGGACGTCATCGACGTCCAGCTCACCGTGCCCTCGCTGGCGGAGGCGGACGGCCCGCTCGCCGACCGGTTGGCCGAGGCGGGCTTTCCCCGACTGCCCGGCGAGTGGTGGGACGCGCCGCGCCGGCCCGACCGGGTGCACTGGGCGAAGCGGGTGCACGCCGGCGCGGACCCGGGTCGTCCGGCGGTCGTCCACCTGCGGGCGGCCGGCTCGGCCGGCTGGCGCCACGCGTTGCTGATGCGCGACCACCTCCGCGCCGATCCGGCGCGGCGGGCCGCGTACCTGCAGGTCAAGCGGGACCTGGTGGCGACCGCGCCGGAGAGCGCCGAGCAGGGCACGCTCACCGACCCGTGGTTCGACGAGGAGCACCTGCGGGCCGAGAAGTGGGCCGCGCAGACCGGCTGGCGGCCCTGA
- the uvrB gene encoding excinuclease ABC subunit UvrB, translating into MALDIPRLDGRFQVVSDFQPAGDQPAAIDDLERRVRRGDRNTVLLGATGTGKSATTAWLVERLQRPTLVLAPNKTLAAQLAKEFSELLPHNAVEYFVSYYDYYQPEAYIPQTDTYIEKDSSINEEVERLRHSATMSLLTRRDVIVVATVSAIYGLGTPEEYLDRAVRAAVGQELDRDQLLRRLVDIQYTRNDMAFQRGTFRVRGDTLEIIPAYEELAVRIELFGDEIEKLYYLNPLTGDVVREVDSLVIFPATHYAAGPERMERAIRDIEAELAERLAELERQGKLLEAQRLRMRTTYDIEMMRQVGFCSGIENYSMHMDGRLPGSPPHCLLDYFPDDFLTVVDESHVTIPQIGGMYEGDASRKRMLIDHGFRLPSAADNRPLRFDEYLERVGQSVFLSATPGPWELEQAKGEFVEQVIRPTGLIDPEVVVKPTKGQIDDLMHEIKLRTERDERVLVTTLTKKMAEDLSDYLLENGIRVRYLHSEVDTLRRVELLSELRKGDYDVLVGINLLREGLDLPEVSLVAILDADKEGFLRSGRSLIQTIGRAARNVSGQVHMYADKITPSMASAIDETNRRRAKQIAHNEAHGISPEPLRKKIHDILDDIYREAEDTENTTVGGAARQLSRGKAPVKETRSRGGRGGAATPSREGMARADLANLIQELNDQMLAAARELQFELAARIRDEVADLKKELRGMDAAGVR; encoded by the coding sequence ATGGCGCTCGACATTCCCCGGCTCGACGGCCGTTTCCAGGTCGTCAGCGACTTCCAGCCGGCCGGCGACCAGCCGGCGGCCATCGACGACCTTGAGCGACGTGTGCGGCGCGGCGACCGCAACACGGTGCTGCTCGGCGCGACCGGCACCGGCAAGAGCGCCACCACGGCGTGGCTGGTCGAGCGGTTGCAGCGGCCCACCCTGGTGCTCGCGCCCAACAAGACCCTCGCCGCGCAGCTGGCCAAGGAGTTCAGCGAGCTGCTGCCGCACAACGCGGTCGAATACTTCGTCTCCTACTACGACTACTACCAGCCCGAGGCCTACATCCCGCAGACCGACACCTACATCGAGAAGGACTCCTCGATCAACGAGGAGGTCGAGCGGCTGCGGCACTCGGCCACGATGTCGCTGCTCACCCGGCGGGACGTGATCGTGGTCGCGACCGTGTCGGCGATCTACGGCCTGGGCACGCCGGAGGAATACCTCGACCGCGCGGTGCGGGCCGCGGTGGGGCAGGAGCTCGACCGCGACCAGTTGCTGCGTCGGCTGGTCGACATCCAGTACACCCGTAACGACATGGCCTTCCAGCGCGGCACCTTCCGGGTGCGCGGTGACACGCTGGAGATCATCCCGGCCTACGAGGAGCTGGCCGTCCGGATCGAGCTGTTCGGCGACGAGATCGAGAAGCTCTACTACCTCAACCCGTTGACCGGTGACGTGGTCCGCGAGGTGGACAGCCTGGTCATCTTCCCGGCGACGCACTACGCGGCCGGCCCGGAGCGGATGGAGCGGGCCATCCGCGACATCGAGGCCGAGCTGGCCGAGCGGCTGGCCGAGCTGGAGCGGCAGGGCAAGCTGCTGGAGGCGCAGCGACTGCGGATGCGCACCACCTACGACATCGAGATGATGCGGCAGGTCGGTTTCTGCTCCGGCATCGAGAACTACTCCATGCACATGGACGGCCGGTTGCCCGGCAGCCCGCCGCACTGCCTGCTCGACTACTTCCCCGACGACTTCCTCACCGTGGTCGACGAGTCGCACGTGACCATCCCGCAGATCGGCGGGATGTACGAGGGCGACGCCTCCCGCAAGCGGATGCTGATCGACCACGGCTTCCGGCTGCCCAGCGCCGCCGACAACCGGCCGCTGCGCTTCGACGAATACCTGGAGCGGGTGGGCCAGTCGGTCTTCCTCTCCGCCACCCCCGGGCCGTGGGAGCTGGAGCAGGCCAAGGGCGAGTTCGTCGAGCAGGTGATCCGGCCGACCGGCCTGATCGACCCCGAGGTGGTGGTCAAGCCGACCAAGGGGCAGATCGACGACCTCATGCACGAGATCAAGCTGCGCACCGAGCGCGACGAGCGGGTGCTGGTCACCACGCTGACCAAGAAGATGGCCGAGGATCTCTCCGACTACCTCCTGGAGAACGGCATCCGGGTGCGCTACCTGCACTCCGAGGTGGACACGCTGCGCCGCGTCGAGCTGCTGAGCGAGCTGCGCAAGGGCGACTACGACGTGCTGGTCGGCATCAACCTGCTGCGGGAGGGTCTCGACCTGCCCGAGGTCTCCCTGGTGGCGATCCTCGACGCCGACAAGGAGGGCTTCCTGCGCAGCGGCCGGTCGCTGATCCAGACCATCGGCCGCGCGGCCCGGAACGTCTCCGGCCAGGTCCACATGTACGCCGACAAGATCACCCCGTCGATGGCGTCCGCGATCGACGAGACGAACCGGCGTCGGGCCAAGCAGATCGCGCACAACGAGGCGCACGGGATCAGCCCGGAGCCGCTGCGCAAGAAGATCCACGACATCCTCGACGACATCTACCGCGAGGCGGAGGACACCGAGAACACCACCGTCGGCGGCGCCGCGCGGCAGCTCTCCCGGGGCAAGGCGCCGGTCAAGGAGACCCGCAGCCGGGGCGGTCGGGGCGGCGCGGCGACGCCGTCGCGCGAGGGGATGGCCCGGGCCGACCTGGCCAACCTCATCCAGGAGCTCAACGACCAGATGCTGGCCGCCGCGCGGGAGCTCCAGTTCGAGCTGGCGGCGCGCATCCGCGACGAGGTCGCCGACCTGAAGAAGGAGCTGCGGGGGATGGACGCGGCCGGGGTGCGGTGA
- a CDS encoding DUF5753 domain-containing protein, with product MALSASPVVRRVRLGVELRRLRRRESLTLEQVCTRLGWASTSKLSRIELGQSRPDLADVLDLLDVYEVPSHQRDDLIVIARDAATGRGWSKALGEMGERQRAYAELEAGAERIVEYQPALVPGLLQTPAYARLRVAAGASLAGEVDVDADVRARAVRQELLVRPDPPHYTALLDERACEPNGLPGEVWREQVRHLLALAERSHVTIRVLPRGASSGDDLHPLAPFSYYAYPDPDDPRTVLVETLTTDLRLVAEADVARYEQVIERLLAAALPEDATVELLTRGLGAPTVPRQRDPHELE from the coding sequence ATGGCGTTGTCAGCAAGTCCTGTGGTGCGGCGGGTGCGGCTCGGCGTGGAACTGCGCCGGCTGCGCCGCCGTGAGTCGCTCACGCTCGAACAGGTCTGCACCCGGCTCGGGTGGGCGTCCACCTCGAAGCTGTCTCGCATCGAGCTGGGCCAGAGCCGACCCGACCTGGCCGACGTCCTCGACCTGCTCGACGTCTACGAGGTGCCGTCGCACCAGCGCGACGACCTGATCGTCATCGCCCGGGACGCCGCCACCGGGCGCGGCTGGTCCAAGGCGCTGGGCGAGATGGGCGAGCGGCAGCGGGCGTACGCGGAGCTGGAGGCGGGCGCCGAACGCATCGTGGAATACCAACCGGCGCTGGTGCCCGGCCTGCTGCAGACCCCGGCGTACGCCCGGCTGCGGGTGGCGGCCGGGGCGTCGCTGGCCGGCGAGGTGGACGTGGACGCCGACGTGCGGGCCCGGGCCGTGCGCCAGGAGCTGCTGGTCCGGCCGGATCCGCCGCACTACACCGCGCTGCTCGACGAGCGGGCCTGCGAGCCGAACGGGCTGCCGGGGGAGGTGTGGCGGGAGCAGGTGCGGCACCTGCTGGCGCTGGCCGAGCGGTCGCACGTGACGATCCGGGTGCTGCCCCGCGGCGCCTCGTCCGGCGACGACCTGCACCCGCTGGCGCCGTTCTCCTACTACGCCTATCCCGACCCGGACGACCCGCGCACCGTGCTGGTGGAGACGCTCACCACCGACCTGCGGCTGGTCGCCGAGGCCGACGTGGCGCGCTACGAGCAGGTGATCGAGCGACTGCTCGCGGCGGCGCTGCCGGAGGACGCGACGGTCGAGCTGCTGACCCGCGGGCTCGGCGCCCCGACGGTGCCCCGGCAGCGCGACCCGCACGAGCTGGAGTGA
- a CDS encoding antibiotic biosynthesis monooxygenase family protein: MVLEVALIDVTPGHEDDFAAAYAQARPILAGSEGCRSVRMTRGVESPTRFVLLVEWDSVEAHDVNFRQTERFGRWRGLIGPHFAGPPLVEHFVDVPA, translated from the coding sequence ATGGTTCTTGAGGTCGCGCTGATCGACGTGACGCCCGGGCACGAGGACGACTTCGCCGCCGCCTACGCGCAGGCGCGGCCGATCCTCGCCGGCAGCGAAGGCTGCCGCTCGGTGCGGATGACCCGCGGGGTGGAGTCGCCCACCCGGTTCGTGCTGCTGGTCGAGTGGGACTCGGTGGAGGCGCACGACGTGAACTTCCGGCAGACCGAGCGCTTCGGGCGGTGGCGTGGGCTGATCGGGCCCCACTTCGCCGGCCCGCCGCTGGTCGAGCACTTCGTCGACGTGCCGGCCTGA
- the pnuC gene encoding nicotinamide riboside transporter PnuC, with amino-acid sequence MLDWLTGTVFTVWGAGTTWAELLGFVTGVVNVWLVARQHIANWAIGIANVLLLMVLFWTAGLYADAGLQIVYVALGVYGWWHWLFGGDRRGRLTVARTGRREWWALGAAGLLLTAGLWVFLDRATDSTVPLADAVTTALSLLATYGQTRKLVESWWLWIAADLIYIPLYAYKGLWLTGGLYLIFLALCVVGLRAWRADLRRRAAATPVPPGPAPVAA; translated from the coding sequence ATGCTCGACTGGCTCACCGGCACCGTGTTCACCGTGTGGGGCGCCGGCACCACCTGGGCCGAGCTGCTCGGCTTCGTCACCGGCGTGGTCAACGTCTGGCTGGTCGCGCGCCAGCACATCGCGAACTGGGCGATCGGCATCGCCAACGTGCTGCTGCTGATGGTGCTGTTCTGGACCGCCGGCCTGTACGCCGACGCCGGACTCCAGATCGTCTACGTGGCGCTCGGCGTCTACGGCTGGTGGCACTGGCTGTTCGGCGGTGACCGGCGCGGCCGGCTCACGGTGGCCCGCACCGGGCGGCGGGAGTGGTGGGCGCTGGGCGCGGCCGGGCTGCTGCTCACCGCCGGGCTGTGGGTGTTCCTGGACCGAGCCACCGACTCCACCGTCCCGCTGGCCGACGCGGTCACCACCGCGTTGTCGCTGCTGGCCACCTACGGCCAGACCCGCAAGCTGGTGGAGAGCTGGTGGCTGTGGATCGCCGCCGACCTGATCTACATCCCGCTCTACGCGTACAAGGGACTCTGGCTGACCGGCGGTCTCTACCTGATCTTCCTGGCTCTCTGCGTGGTCGGCCTGCGGGCCTGGCGGGCGGACCTGCGCCGGCGCGCGGCGGCCACGCCGGTGCCGCCCGGCCCGGCGCCGGTGGCCGCGTGA